Within Phycisphaeraceae bacterium, the genomic segment CCCTCGCGACGCAGGGCCGCATGGCCATCTTCGGCGATGCCGAGCGCCTGGAGATTCTCGAACATGCCGGCGTGCGACGGGCAGGTTCGATGATCATCACGCTTCCCAACTCCGGTGAAGTGATTCCCATGATCTTGCAGGCGCGCGAGCTCAATCCGGAGATCGACATCACGGTGCGCGCCAGATACCTCGGAGAGCGGGATGCCCTGCGCCGCGCGGGCGCGCGAACGGTCATCTTCGAGGAAGGTGAAGCGGGCATGGCAATCGCGCGCCAGGTGCTACGCCGTCGTGGGATCGATGCAGCCACCGAAGATCGCCTGGTCGCGTCATTGCGGCGCATGTGGTCGATCGAGCAGTAGCGTCCGAGTCGGCGACCACCGACATCAGGCAAAGACCGAACGACCGGCGAGCTTCATGCCCAGGAACGCACTGCCGAGGCAGAGGATGTTCGCGATGATCACATGTGCCGACGCCAGCCAATACTGGCGCTCTTCGAGCAGCATGATCGTGTCACGCGAAAACGCGGAGAAGGTGGTGAACCCCCCGAGGAGACCGACGAAGAGCGCCGTTCGATACTCCTCGCGGATGGCCGAGTCATGGAGCGCCCCGTGGGCATAGCCGGCGAGCGCGCAGCCCGCGACATTGACCGCCACCGTCCCGAACGGGAATCCGCTGCCGAGCAGTCGTGTCACTCCCGCGCCGATGCCCCAGCGAAGGAGGCCGCCGACCCCGGCTCCCGCAAAGATCATCAGCGCCAGTTTCAAGAGAGCCCCCTGTCGACCCGCTCGTGGTGCACCGCATCGTCGTCATGCACCAGTGAGGACCCTTCGGACGGCTCCTCAGGAGCGCTGCTGACCTGAGCTGGCACGAGATGATGCATGGTTCTCCAGAGGTGATAACACAGGCGATCGAGTCGAAGCAGAGTCTCCACACGCGCGATGGCTGCCTCTGCCGGGATCATGCCCTTGGCCGCCGAATCGAGCAGGACCAGCCGGCCATCCTTCCTGAGCACGGCGAGTTGCGCCGAGAGCGAGGCGGCCTGCTGCACGGCTGCTTCGCCACGCTCCCCGTCGTCGAGTGCCAGGTGAAGCATGGTTCGGGCGATGGTCACGGCGCTCGATATCTCGCTGCTTGCGACCCCCGTGATCGGGAGCGATGGCGGAGTCAGTTCCCGGAGAGTCACGAGAAGCCGTCTGAGGTGATCGGCCGCGTGAAACATCGATGCGGTGTCGCGCACTTCCGCCTCACTGTGCGCCGAGCGGGAAAACTGCGCGTGGAATCGCCCGACCTCTTCGAGCGCTCGGCGACACTCCTCGATGGCCTGCTCATGAATCCGCGACGGCGGCAGACCGCGATCGAGGGCATCGAGGCCGCACCGGGCCATGCGCCGAATGACCGCGCTCATCGCGCGCCGCGCCGCTTCGATGGCGACCGACCCCGTCACGGCGGTCAGTGAGGAGAGATGGCTGGTCATGGACTCCCGACGCTCGGGAATGATGCGCTCGATGGCTTTCGACAGCGGCCGCACGCAGGGCATGATCAGCAGGGTGCCCAAGCCATTGAATGCAGTGTGAAAGGCCGCGAGCGCGGTTGCGGGCGAGGCATGTTCCGCTTCCATGACATCGACCACGAGGCGCAGGAACACGGGAAGAATCAGGAACGCGACGACGCCCGTGACGACATTGAAGGTGATGTGCACCGCCGCCGTACGGACCGCCGGCACGGGCGCCCCGATGACGGCGATGACCGCTTTCGGAGTCGTCCCGATGTTCTGACCGATGACCAGAGCAGCGGCCTGTTCCATTGTGATCGCGCCGGTGGAGATCGCGACGATGGTCGTCGCGACCGCGGCACTCGAACTCTGCATGAGCACGGTCATCACAAAGCCGATGCCGACCATGATCAGCCGGCCCCCGACACCTTCACCCCCCACACCGGCCAGGTTGATCTGCGTGGCCAGGTGACTGATGCCCGACTGGAGCAGGTCGATGCCGATGAAGATGAGCGCAAACCCGGCGAGCGCATCACCGCCCGCACGAAGCCCCCCTCGACCCAGCAGGCGAAGCGCCACACCCGCGAGCACCAGCGGCGGCGCCAGCGTCCCGAGCGAGATCTTGAGTCCGAGCAATGAGACGATCCAGCCCGTGCTCGTCGTTCCGAGGTTCGAGCCCACGATCACGCCAATCGACTGCGGAAAGGTGAGCAGGCCCGCGCTGACGAAGCCGATCGTCGTGAGGGTCGTCGCCGTTGACGACTGCACCACGGCCGTCGCCGCAGCGCCCGCCGCAAGCCCGCTCCAGGGCCCTCGAATCACCCGCATCAGGACTTGTCGCAGCGAATCCCCGGCCATGGACTTCAATCCATCGCTCATCATGAGCATGCCGAGCAGAAAGAGGCCGATTCCTCCAAGCAGCGCCACGACCATCAGCGCAGAATACCCCTCACGAAGCCATGAGCGCCATTGAACACCAACTGCTGCGGATCGCGAGGACTCCACGACTTCTCATCGCGAGCGACTACGACGGCGTGCTTGCGCCCATCGTGGAGGACCCCGCCGAGGCTCGTCCGGCGCCGGGGGTTCCCTCGCTTCTCGCGGAGTTGGCGGCGATCCGACAGACCGATGTCGCGCTCATCAGCGGACGGCCGCTTCCCGAGCTCACGGCGTTGCTGGGCGACCTCTCCGGCGCCGGTGTGCACATGGTGGGCGGTCACGGCGCCGAATGGCCCGATGCCGATGATGATGATCGCGTGCGCTCCGCGGAGCATCGGCTGAAGCCGCTCATGCATCGGGCGGAGACGCTGCTTCGTTCATGGCGCGATGCACGCCTCGAGATCAAGTCGGCGTCGCTGGCACTGCACTACCGGCGCGTGGCCGAGGAGGCGGCACCGGAGTTCGTGGTGGCGGCGCGCGGACTCGCGCGCGGCGACGAGGGCGTGCGCGTGCTCGAAGGTCGCAAGGTCATCGAGTTCGTGCTCGAGGGCCTCGACAAGGGCGATGCGCTCCGACGCATCCGGGCCATGACCTCAGCGACTTCGGTGCTCTTCTTCGGCGATGATGTCACCGACGAGGACGCCTTCCGCGTGCTTGAACTCCAGGACAGCGGCGTGGCTGTGAACGGTCGTCGCCGCGGCGCTCACTTTGAGCTTCCCGATGTGCCGAGCGTCGTCCAGAGCCTCGAGCGCCTGCTCGAACTCCGGCGCGCGTGGGCCGACGACACCGAACCGACGGCGATCGATGCTCACGCCATCCTCTCCGATCAGCGGACTGCGGCGGTGGTCGATCCGCGCGGCGTCATCTGCTGGCTCTGCCTGCCGCAGATCGACTCTCCCCCGCTCTTTGCCTCGCTCCTCGGTCCGCGCCTGGGCGTCGGCTCGCAGCGATCGACCAGCGCCGGGCGCTTCTCGATTGTGCCCACGGATCCATCGCTGGCCTTGTCGGAGCCTCGGCAGTCATATCTGGGTCACTCGCTCATCCTGACGACCGAGTGGGGCCCTCACCTGCGCGTGACCGACTACCTCGACGGCTCGGGCGGGCGCCCCTTTCAGCGAGCCGGTCGAAGCGATCTTGTGCGCGTCATCGAGGGGCGAGGCCGTGTACGCATCGAGTTTGCGCCGCGGCCTGACTTCGGGCGCGTTCCGGCGACGCTCGACATCGTTCAGGGACAGGGCGTGGTCCTTCGTGGACTGAACGATCCCGTGGTGCTCCATGCGCCAGGTGTCTCGTGGACCATCGAACACGAAGGTTCCCATCAACTGGCGACGGCGGAGGTCGAACTCCAGGGCCAACCCGTGGTGCTCGAACTTCGATACGGCACCGGCACACTCCGCGCCGCGCAGGTGGCCGAGATCGATCGAAGGCGACAGACGGAGCGCTTCTGGTCGAGCTGGGTGAAGTCCCTTTCGCTTCCACCCGTCGCGCAGGAAGCGGTGACTCGAAGCGCCCTCTTGCTGAAGGCGCTGATTCACGGTCCGACGGGGGCGATTGCGGCGGCCGCCACCACGAGCCTGCCCGAGGTCCTCGGTGGTTCGCGCAACTGGGACTATCGCTTCTGCTGGCCGCGCGATGCCTCCCTCGCGGCGGCGGCGCTGCACCGCTTGGGGAACACCGGCCCGGCAATGCGCTTCCTCGACTGGATGCTGGGCATTCTCGACACCATCGGTTCACCCGAGCGACTCCGCCCGATCTACACGGTGCGCGGCCAGGACCTCGGCCCCGAAGGAGAGATCTCCGAACTCTCCGGATATGCCGAGAGTCGCCCGATCCGAATCGGGAACGCCGCGGCGCAGCAGGTGCAGCTCGATGTCTTCGGTCCGGTCTGCGACCTCGCATGGATGCTCGCGGCCGGAGGCGCGCCACTCTCGGCTGATCACCTGCGCCTGGTCGAGGCGATGGTGACCGCGGTCGAGCGGCGCTGGCGTGATCCTGACAGCGGAATCTGGGAGATTCGTGGCTCGCAGCGCCACTATGTCCACTCGAAGATCATGGCGTGGTACGCCGTCGATCGGGCGCTGCGCGTCGTCGATGCCATGCTTGGCGAGGATCGTCCGACATGGCGAGCCCTCCGAGAGGAGATCGGCAACGAGATCCTCTCGCGCGGCTGGAGCGACAGCCTCGGCGCCTTCACCATGGCGTACGAACTCATCGAGTTCGACGCGGGCGCACTTTGGGTCGGACTCAGCGGGTTTCTTCCGCCCGACGATGCGCGCTTCGCCGCCACCGTCGATGCCGTCACCAGGAACCTCCGCCGCGGCAAGGGCGTCCTGCGCTATCGCTTCGACGACGGTCTTCCCGGTCGCGAGGGCGGTTTCCTTCTCTGCCTCGGATGGCTCATCGAAGCGAACCTGCTCCTCGGTCGGCGTGCCGAAGCGGAGCGACTCTTCCAAGATCTTCTCGAGTGCGCGGGGCCACTCGGCATCATGGCGGAGCAATCCGAAGTGGGCAGTCATCGGGCGCTCGGCAACATTCCGCAGGCGTACTCCCATGTGGCAGTCATCAACGCCGCGGTCGCCCTCTCGGCGGGAGCAGCGCGGTCATCCGGTGCTCGATGAACGCCATGATCTCGATACCCTCGATACCTTCGATACCTTCGATACCTTCGACACCACCGATACCCCCGGCACCCTGACCCGCGCGCCAGCACGCGGGATCCTGCCCCGGCTCATCCGAACGCCAGCACGCGGGGTCCTGCCCCGGCTTATCCGAACGCCAGCACGCGGGATCCTGCCCCGGCTCATCCACACGCCAGCACGCGGGATCCTGCCCCGGCTTATCCGAACGCCAGCACGCGCAGTCTTCCCCTGGCCCCTTCCCCCCGCACGGCGAAGGAGCACCCTTGGCATGGCCCCGGCCTTTGGCTACCATGCCCGATTCCCCGTCACGGGGTATGGAGACCAGCGATGAAGAAGGAAGGCCATCCGAAGTACTACCACGACTGCAAGGTCTATTACCGTGGCCAGGTCGTCATGACCTGCGGCGCCACGGTGCCCGAACTGCATGTCGAAGTGTGGAGTGGTTCACACCCCTACTTCACCGGCCAGAAGGTCTTCGTCGACACCGCCGGTCGCGTCGAGCGCTTCCAGCGCAAGTTCGCCGGTGGCTACTTCAAGGGCAAGGAGAAGGCTCCCGCCCCCGCCAGGAAGTAGGTCGAGCGCCGCATCACCTGACCAGCCGCGTCCGTTCGGGCGCGGCTGTTGTGTTGGTGGCCGCCCTGCCGGGCCACTGCGACCGTCGCCTCCCTGGAGATTGCCCGCCGCGTGGCCGATCCCTCGCCCAACCTGATCCGGAAGCTCGATGAACTCCTCGCGGAGGACGATCGCCTTGCGCGTGAACTCTCCGATGAGGCGATCGTTGTGGACCATCGCGAGGTGCGCCGGCGCACCGTGCGGCGCAGCGCGATCGAGCCGATCGTCGTGCGCTATCGCCGGTGGAAGGCCCTTGAACAGGAGCGGCGCGACTGCGAGGAGGTCGCGCGCGATCCCGCCAGCGACATCGCCGCGCTGGCGAAGGAGGAGATTCCGCGCCTCCGAGAGGAGGCTCGCTCGCTGATCATCGATATCGAGCGCCAGTTCGTGAGTGCCGAGGACCTGGCGATTGGCAGCGTGATTCTCGAGGTCCGCGCGGGCGTGGGTGGATTGGAAGCGGCCCTCTGGGCGGGTGATCTGCTGGAGATGTACCGCCGCTTCGCCCAGAGGCGGGGCTGGCGCTTCGATGAGCTCGACCTGGCCCCGGGTGATGCCGGTGGCGTGACGCGCGCCATCGTGAGCGTGCGCGGGGAAGGCGTCTGGAGCGCCCTCGGGTACGAGGGAGGAACGCACCAGGTCAAGCGGGTGCCGGCGACCGAGGCTCAGGGGCGCGTGCACACTTCGACCGCCACCGTCGCGGTCCTTCCCGAGCCGGAGACCATCGAGAGCGAGGTCGATCCCGCCGAGGTGAAGGAGATCATCACCACGGCCCAGGGCCCCGGCGGTCAGAATGTGAACAAGGTCGCGACCGCCGTTCACCTCGTCCACCAGCCGACCGGCATCGAGGTCCATATGCAAGAGACCCGCTCGCAGGCGCAGAACCGGGAGAAGGCGTGGCGGCTTCTGCGGGCCCGAGTCCACGAGCGACGGGAACTGGAAGCAATCGCCGCGCGGCGCGAACAGCGGCGCAGCATGATCGGTTCCGGCGACCGCGCCGAGAAGATCAGGACCTACCGCTGGAAGGAGAACCTCGTCTCCGACCAACGGATCGAAGGTGCTCAGCGGCTCGACTCGATCATGTCAGGGGACCTCGACCCGCTCGTGTCGGCCCTGTCAGCGGTGGACCTTGCGGACCGCCTGGCTCGACTCTGACCCATCGAGCCCGATGTGGCCCTCGTCGCCAAAGGCGAGACGCTGCCCAGATGCCGCGGCCTCGCCTAGGCGCAATGCACCGCACGGAGGTATCGATCGAGCACGCGCCGGGTGAACTCATCGGCCGCTCGCTCGGTCTGCATCGGCCCTTCACCCCAGAGGGCCACGCGCGGATCAATGCACTCGGGGTCCATGCGGATCTCCCAGGCGTCATCGATGACCAGCGCCTGCGGGAGACGCGTGGCATAGAAGGCGGTTGCCGCATTCACGCCCGGCTCGCCGATCACCACGGCTGGGCGCTCAAGGAGCGCGGGTTCGTTCAGATACCACATGTCCGTGCAGACAAGCGGCAGCAGCGGACCATCGAGTTCATCAAGTTCCCGCGCCTGCCACGCGCGGATCTGTCGCACCAGGCGGTCGGCCAGGGGGCGATCGGCGACTTCCGCGCGGAGGTGAGCGCCGACCACCACCAGCAGCAGGCGATCGACCTCGATCGGTGCATCAGGGCGCAGCGCGGTGCGAGCCGCCTCGAACGCGAGATCGTCTCCGTGCGCATCTGGAGTCATAGGGCGGGAAGTGCATTCGCAGCACGAAGAGTCTGGTCGGCGGCGGGCCTCGCAGCGGACCGTCCGCTGGAACCGGATGCTCGGCACACATCGAACTCTCGCACCTGTTTCGGAATGCTCATCGCGGTTGCTCCAGAACATCGTTCACGGAGCTTGCCACAACATAGCGAGCAGGCGCCTCTCGAACCTCCAGTGCCTTGAAGTGCTCCCGCCCGCACTGGATCTTGGCCTGCTCCATTGGCCGCAGCGCATCGCTGAAGAGTGCCGTGCCCTTGGTCTCGACGACGAAGTACAGGCGCTCCTCGCCCTCCTGCTCCACGAGCACCGCCCAGTCCGGGTTGTAGCTGCCCAGCGGCGTCGGCACGGTGAACCATCCCGGCAACTTGGCGTAGACCTTGATGGCCCCGTTCTTCTCGAGCTGGTCGCCAAATGTGCGCTCGGCGTCCGAGTCGTAGATCACCTGCTCGTACACGGCCTTGGTGGCGTTCAGCAGGTTCTTGAGATAGCCGGTCAGTTCCTCCTGCTCGAACAGCTCCTGCGCGTAGTAGTGCTCGTCGCCCAAGCGCTGGTACTTGATGCCGTCCACCACGGCCAGCCGCTTGCACCGGTTGATGGCCTCGGCGGTCAGCTCGATGAAGGCCTGCGGGTTGCGCTTGAAGTCGTCGAGCCGCCGGCTGCCGCTCAGGATGCGCTGGATGCTGCGCCGCGTGAGCTGGGTGCGGTCCTGCAGGTCGGTCAGCAGATCGGGCAGTTCGATATCGGCTTCGTCGAGCACCACCGTTGCGGCGCCTTCCCGCTCGGTGGCCTCAACGCCGGCCTTGCCGATGGCGATGTCGGCCTTGCGCCATTGCAGGCGCGTCTTCGGGATCGCGGGCGCCTGCTGCACCGCGCGAATGCAGCTCTCGATCAGCTTCTCGTTGTCGAACTGCACCCGGTAGGTGGTCTTGTGCTTGATGCGGTCCCACAGCGCCTTGAACTCCTCACTATGGAGCACCGCCTGGCGGGGACGCACCTGGCGCCGTTCGTCGGCGTTCCTGATCTCCAGCCGCCCGGCCAGCTTCTTCAGCACGGCGGTGATCTGGTCGAGCTGCGCGGCGAAGGGCTCGGGAACGGTCAGCGTGCCGTCCTTCAGCGCCTGCTTGAGTGAATCCTGCACCTTGCCTCCGGCGTCGATGTGACCCGCCGCCTTGAGGTGCCCCCAGAGAGCCTGCGACTTCTCCACGCCGAGCGGCGCCGCGCTCCCGTCGGGATGAGCGACCGTAACGCCGGCAAACTGGTGCGGTTCGACGACACCGAAGCGGATGCCGGTGTCCTGCTCGATCTCCTTCTGCAGGTTCTCGGCGAACTGCTCGTAGCTCTCCATCGCCACCACGGTCAGCGTGTTCACCTCGAAGCCGCGCACGCGCTCACCCTGCTGGTTGACGCATAGGCGCAGGCCGCGGCCGATGGTCTGGCGCCGCTCGCGCTCGGTCTGGATGTCGCGCAGGGTGCAGATCTGGAAGACATTGGGGTTGTCCCAGCCTTCCTTGAGCGCCGAGTGGGAGAAGATGAACTTGAGCGGCGTGTCGAAGCCGAGCAGCTTCTCCTTCTCCTTCATGATCAGGTTGTAGGCGCGTTCGGCGCTGTCGCGGTTGGTCTGGTTGTTCTCGGCGGTGTCGGTCCAACCGCCCTTCCTGTCGATGGAGAAGTAGCCGTTGTGCACCTCCTCGGCGGCACGGCTGAGGTCAACTTCCGCAAACAGCGTGCGGTAGTCGGGCAGGTTTGCCGCGCGGCGGTACTCCTCCTCGAAGATGCGCGCGTAGTCACCCTTCACCGGGTTGCCGTCGGTGTCGTAGGCGCGGTACTTCGCCACCTCGTCGATGAAGAAGAGCGACAGCACCTTGATGCCCTGTGGGCGCAGCCGCTTCTCCTTGTCGAGGTGCTCGCGAATGGTGCGACGGATCATCTCGCGCTGCACGGCCAGAGCGTCCACATCGCCCCAGGCCTGCCCGGGCTTCAGGCACTGCTCGCCGCCGGGCACGCGCAGCTCCATGTACTCATGGCCCTTGGCCACGCGGATTTCGCCAATGCGGCAGTCGGCGTAGAGGGCGCGGCCGGTGGTCTGCTCCAGGTTGTCGCCGTCCTGCACGGTGACTTCCTGCCGACGCACCGCGCCGCTGGCGGACTGCATGTCGAGCTCGACCCGCGCGCTGATCGTGCCCTTGTTGTTGCTGACCGAGACCAGCCGCACAAAGGGCTTGTTGTGCGCGTCCTCGACCGTGGCCGAGGCCACCTCGATCTGCTTCACCAGCCGCCTTTCGTAGGCGTCCACTGCGTCGAGGCGGTAGACCATGTGGTGCTTGTCCACATGGGTGGCTGAGTAGCGCAGCGTGCAGAGGGGGTTCATCGCGTCGAGCGCTGCCTTGCCTTGGCCCTGGAGGCCGCCGTCCACGCTCTGCGGCTCGTCGACGATGACGATGGGCCGCGTCGCCTTGATCAGGTCGATGGGCTTTTCGCCGCCGGTCTTCTCGCTGTCCTTGTAGAGGTTGTTGACATCCTTCTTGTTGATGGCGCCAACCGTGACCACCATGATCTGGATGCTGGCGCTGGTGGCGAAGTTGCGCACCTGGCCGAGCTTGGCCGAGTCGTACAGGAAGTAGTCGAAGGGCACGCCCGCATACAGCCCCTTGAAGTGCTCCTCGGTGATCTGCAGCGACTTGTACACACCCTCCTTGATCGCCACCGATGGCACCACGATGACGAACTTGGTGAAGCCGTAGCGCTTGTTCAGCTCGAAGATGGTGCGCAGGTAGACATAGGTCTTGCCGGTGCCGGTCTCCATCTCGACGGTGAAGTCACCGGAGGCGAGCGTGCCGGACGGGGGCAGGCCATGGCGAAGCTGGATGTCACCGAGGTTCTTCAGCAGCTCGTCGTCCAGCAGCGTCAAGCGGTTGCCCACGCCGAGGTCGCTCTCGGCGAAGGCCAGCGCCTGCTGGCCGCCGACGGCGTGCTGCGTGACGGTGAAATCGGTGCGGCAGATCTCCTGCCCGCGGAAGAGGTCGCAGACCGCCTCGATGGCCTGGAGCTGGTAGTCGAGGTTGGGTTCGAAGTGCAGCTTCACTCGGCTGATCCGTTCTTCCGGCCCCTCTTCTGCCGGCTCGTCTGAGGCGAGGGAAGGCGCTTCGCCGCAGACTCAAGCGCAGCCTTCCTCGCACGCTCTCCTTCAGCTTCGGCCAACTCGCGACGGCGGGCAGCGAACGCGTCGTATTCGGCTTCGTCGCGGGCATCGGCGTCCGCCTTGCTGATGCCGCCCTTATCGGTCAGGACGCGCCGCTCGTTGAAGGCAAGGAACTCGTCGAGCTTCCGCTCCCAGTCGCCCAGGAACACCTGGCGGCGACGCCTGGCCTGATCCTCGGCGAAGTCCAGCCACATCACGACGATCCGGTTGAGGCCATCGATCTCGTCCGAGCTCAGGTAGTTCTTCGCCACCGTCACATCGGCCTTTCGGACCACCTCGCCCTTCCAGCTCGTCAGCCCCATGTTGGGGCGGGAGTGGTCGGCCCGCTTGGCGATCAGCTCAGGAGCAGTCCTGCCGGTGGCGGCGAAGTGCAGCTTGTTCTGGATCGTCTGGAAGAACTCCGTGGTCCCGCGGCTGCCGGAGTCGTAGTCGCCGGCAAGGGCGAAGATCTCCCGGACGCGCAGGTACATCCGCCGCTCGCTTGCGCGAATGTCGCGGATGCGTTCAAGCAGCTCGTCGAAGTAGTCAGGGGCACTCGACCCCTCGACGGGCGGGTTCCGGAGCCGCTCGTCGTCCATCGCGAAACCCTTCACCAGGTACTCGCGCAGCCGCTCGGTGGCCCAGCGGCGGAACTGGATGCCTCGCTCGGACCGGACGCGGTATCCCACGGCCAGGATGGCGTCCAGGTTGTAGTGCTTCACCGAACGACGGACCTCGCGCGCGCCCTCCTGTCGAACTTGTAAGTACTCCTTACAGGTTGCCGCCTCGTCGATCTCGCCCTCCTCGTAGAGAGCCTTGAGGTGCAGCGTGATGTTCTGTGGGGTCGTCTGGAACAGGTCTGCCATCAGCGCCTGGCTGAGCCAGAGCGTCTCCCCAGCAAAGCGGCACTCGATTCGGGTGCGCCCGTCGTCGGTCTGGTAGAGGACGATCTCGCCGGGTGGCTCTTCCGGGGTCGACATGGCTACAGGCTCCGCACCGTGGTGAGGCCGTGCTGGTTCAGGATCGCGGCGAGGTTGGTCTTGGCCACATCGTCGGCGAAGGAGCTGTCGCGGAAGACGCAGGTGGTGTCGCCCGCCGGGGCGAGCGCCTGGTGCCAAGCCACGATGCCCTGCGCCAGCGGCTCCACCTCGTCGCGGGGGATCTGCGTGGCGAGGCAGGCCAGCAGCACGCCGCCGCCGATGCTGTGGACGGCCTTACCGGCGATGGTCTTGGTTTCGATCGGGACGCAGAGGTCGAGGCCGAGCTTGAGCAGCAGCTCGTAGAGGATGTCCTGCTCCGTGCGGTCGGCCTTCAGGTGCTCCGTGTGGTCGTGCAGGGTCTTGTCGAGATTGTCGCGGTCCGGCTCCCACGCGCGGATGTTGCTGGAGTCCAGCTTGAAGACGCGGAAGCCGAGGTCGCCCGCGAACATGGGGTTCTCGTCCTTGATCTTCTTCGCCGCGCGGCGGAGGCGCTCCTTGGTCAGCTCGGCGATATTGCGAGGCTTGCCGAGCTTGTCGCAAAGCGCCGCTCCAGCTTTCTGTGCGTTGTACGAAGGGTCCAACGGTTCCGGCAGCTGCACGCATATATAACGGCGAGCCTGTGAGTCCAGTGAGTTCTGTTGCATGACCGCCTGCGCAGTCGCGCCGGAGCCCGCAAAGAGATCCATCACGATGTCATCGCCGCTTGTTCCGAGAAGAACACAGGTGCGCAGGAAGTCGATCGACTTTGGGAAGTCAAACACCTCCCCAGGGAGCAATTCCTTGAGGGCGCGCTTTCCGGTGTCGGTTGAGAACTCGCCGCCAATCCAGAACGACTTGGGCTTTGAGGTGCGCTCAACAGCACCCTCGTCGTCCTCG encodes:
- a CDS encoding virulence RhuM family protein, producing the protein MSTPEEPPGEIVLYQTDDGRTRIECRFAGETLWLSQALMADLFQTTPQNITLHLKALYEEGEIDEAATCKEYLQVRQEGAREVRRSVKHYNLDAILAVGYRVRSERGIQFRRWATERLREYLVKGFAMDDERLRNPPVEGSSAPDYFDELLERIRDIRASERRMYLRVREIFALAGDYDSGSRGTTEFFQTIQNKLHFAATGRTAPELIAKRADHSRPNMGLTSWKGEVVRKADVTVAKNYLSSDEIDGLNRIVVMWLDFAEDQARRRRQVFLGDWERKLDEFLAFNERRVLTDKGGISKADADARDEAEYDAFAARRRELAEAEGERARKAALESAAKRLPSPQTSRQKRGRKNGSAE